GATGATAAAGGTGGAGCCCACCTGTTCCTGACTGCGGACCTCGATGGTGCCGTGCATCTGCTCGATCAGCCCTTTGACAATGGTCATGCCAAGCCCGGTGCCATGGTGGATGCTTCGGGCATCGGCCCGCTCCTGGGCAAAGGGGTCAAAAATATGCTTCAGGAACGCTTCGCTCATGCCGATTCCCGTATCAGTGATCGTCCAGCGGTAGGTGACCTGCGTGTCAGCGGTGTTGACACAGGTAAAGAGCGTGGAGATGGAGCCGCCGATTTTGTTGTATTTGATGCAGTTGGTATAAATATTGAGAAAAATCTGCCGCAGATGCAGCGGACTTCCGTATACCCACGGAAAAGTGACCGGATCGGAATGGGGATCGTAGGTCATGGTGATGCCGGATTCGGCGGCCCGCTGTTCGATAATGGTCAGCACCTCCACGGACAGACGGTTCAGATCCAGCGCTTCGCGGGCCAGGGTGATCTCTCCGCTTTCCAGCTTGCTCATCTGCAAAATGTCGTTGATGAGGGAAAGCAGATGGCTGGCCGCCACCCGCATCTTTTCCCGGTTGGTGTTGACCAGGTGCGTGTCCTCCGGGTGGGCGGCGTCGATCTCCAGCAGACCGATGATGCCGTTGAGGGGCGTGCGGATGTCATGGCTCATCCGGGAGAGAAAGCTGGTCTTGGCTGCGTTGGCCCGGTCAGCCTGCGCGACAGCAATGCTTAACTGTTCGTTGGTATCCTTCAGCTGTGCGGCGTATTCCTGCTGTGCCTGGATCTGCTCTTCCCGGTAGCGCTGGGCCATTTTCCAGCGAAGGGCACTGATACCGGCAAAGAGAATGATATAGCCGATGAGCGAGTAGAGGAAAATTTGCGGGGTGTTGGAAAAAACACTGTGCTCCGGCAGAAAGCTGTAGACATAGAAATCCCGGCTCCGTTCCATTAACCCAAAATACTGAGAAAGAGAACTGGGGGTCTGCCGGGTGTGGGCCAGTTTGTTTTCCTCCGGCATGGTTCTGATTTTGCGCAGGATGGGAATGTCACTGGCACTGTGGCCGATGAGCGTTGGGTTATTGCTGGCAACGATGGTATCTCCGCTGCTGACGACGATGGTGCCGTCATTTTCCGTGCTGTAGCCGGACAGCAGCGACGCAATGGAGAGATTGAAAGCGTCTATGTATTCCAGTGGGGTATGATAGTAGGCGACAACAATGCCGCTGGCATCCTGCCGGGCCGTGGCAGCCAGATCAATCTCACTTCCGTCCGGGCAATGCAGGCGGACGGCATACCGTTTTTTCCGGCCAGACGGCGGTATCCAGAAGGGCCGGAGAAGCGAGGGCATCCAGGAGCAGATCCGACGCGGGCTCTTCGGCATGGTACTGTGAGGCTACCTGCCCCTTTGCATCCAGCAGAAAAATGCCGGAAACATAGCTGCTTCGGGCATACCCTTCCATGGCGCTGTCTGTACAGAGACCGTTGGCTTCTTTCAGATGATAAGAAATCTGTTTGCAGCTTTCCATGATCCGCATGAGGCTTTTGGTCTCTGAGGCAAGTCCGATGCGGGCATAGCGGTTGCACTGTTCCTTGACGTAGCTGGTGGTTGCGGACAGGGATCGCTGGGTGGATACCAGGTCGGCCCGCGCGGCGGTAAAGGTGATGCCTGTGATCAGGAGGATGCCCAGCAGAAGATGTGCAAGAATATGGCGTTTGGCAGCCGGAATTCCGGGTTTTTTAATCTGCATGTGCGTCCACCTCCATGAATTTCTGCGGATGATCCAGATACTTGCCGATGATCTGCGCCATGGTGCCATCAGCGCGCATCGCTTCAAAGGTTTGGGACAGTGTCTTTTCCAGCCCGCGCTCATCCGACCGGGCGAATGCAACACCCAGGCCCACCGTCAGAAGCGGTTCGTCCAGAATCCGGTAGCGCAGGTCATAGTCGGCCATGCACTGTAAAAGCGCTATTTCGTGGGCGGCGATGGCATCCACATAGCCTTTGCTCAGATACGGATAAATCAGTTCCCGATTTTGAAGGGAAAAGACCTCCTCCAGTGCCGGAATCCGCTGGTCGGTGTGGGACAGGAAGATTTCTTCCGGTTTGGTGGTAGACTGGACAGCGATCCGCGCCCCTTCCAGATCGGCAAGGCTGCAGATCGGGCTGTCTTCCCGGACAGCCACCACCTGACGGCTGTACATATACGGTTCTGTCCAGCGGTACTGCTCTTCCCGGCCGTCGATGGAGAAGCTGCCCCAGATACAGTCGATGGTGCCGGCTTCCACCAGCTCTTTTTTTTCGATTCCCAGTCGATGGTGGTAAAGACCGCCCGGTAGCCCATGCGGCGGAATGCCTCTGTGGCCAGATCCACGTCAATCCCGGCGGGCTTGCCATCGGCATCCTCATAGTTATACGGCGGATAATTGTCACTGCCGACAATGATGGCGGGCGTGTCGCTGTCCGGAGCTGTTTTGACTTCCCGGGGTTCTGCGCAGCCGGTCAGTGCCGTGGCCAGCAGGACTGCAGCACAGCAGAAAATCATGCGGGTTCGATACTTGTGTGTACGCATTTTCATTACATCATCCTTTGCTCGTAGATTGTAAATTTTTGTCGAATCCGGCCGAAACGAAAAAAAGATACATTGTCCGTTCCGACAATGCACCTTCTTCTGGCCATATCCAAAATATGGAATAAATGAAAAATGTAGTTAGATTATATGCGAAGACGCTCGATTTTTCAAGTATTTACAGGGATAAAATACGGAAGAATATGAAGACAAATTTCGACAGAACGTGCAGGACAGGCGCAAAAACGCGCGACGGGAAACTCGAACAACAACCTGGTGACAACTTTTTACAGATGAAGGATAACGAAAAAGGACACTCAGTCAATGCGGATGGCATCAACCCGGGTGTCCTTTGCAAGCGGAGATGGTGGGATTCGAACCCACGTGCCAGTTGCCCGACAACTTGATTTCGAGTCAAGCTCGTTATGACCACTTCGATACATCTCCAAAACAATTCAAATAGCATTATACCATACAAAAAGAAGCAAGAAAAGGGGGAAGTTTATAATTTTGAATATGCCTTGTCCTCCCGAGGAAATTATTATATAATGATTGATACTAAGGGTCAAAGAATCCGGAGGCATCAATCATTAGGCTTGAAGCATAAAGATGGGACTATGTGTATGCAGTGATATAGAAAAGGATAACGGAGGCGTTGTGGAATGAAAAAGAATTGGTATGCTGACCAGCGGCGGAGACTGCCAGGCACTGAACGCGACAATGAGAGGCGTGGTGAAGGGACTTTTTACCTACACCGATGATGTGGAGATCTATGGATTCCTGGATGGATATAAGGGGCTGATCTACAGCAATTTCCGTATGCTGACGGCACAGGATTTCTCCGGGATCCTGACCAAAGGCGGCACCATTCTGGGAAGCTCCAGACAGCCGTTTAAGCTCATTCGGGTGCCAGATGAGAACGGGCTGGACAAGGTGGAGGCCATGAAGCACACCTACCACAAGCTGAACCTGGACTGTCTGGTGATCCTGGGCGGTAACGGCACCCAGAAGACGGCCAACCTGCTGCGGGAGGAAGGGCTGAACATCGTGGGCCTGCCCAAGACCATTGACAACGATATCTGGGGAACAGACATGACCTTCGGCTTCCAGAGTGCCGTGGACATTGCTACATCGGCCATTGACTGTATCCACACCACGGCAGCTTCCCACGGCCGGGTATTCATCGTGGAGGTCATGGGCCACAAGGTGGGCTGGCTGACGCTGCATGCAGGCATCGCCGGAGGCGCAGATATCATCCTGATCCCTGAGATCCCTTATAATATTGATAAAGTCATTGAAGCCATCGAGCGCCGGAACCAGGCGGGCAAGCGGTTTACCATCCTGGCGGTGGCAGAGGGCGCCATTTCCCAGGAGGATGCGGCCCTTTCCAAGAAAGAATATAAGAAAAAACTGGAGGCTGCCAAATATCCGTCCATTTCCTATGAGCTGGCGCAGCAGATTCAGGAGAGAAGCGGTGTGGAGGTGCGCATCACTGTGCCCGGACACACCCAGAGAGGCGGAAGTCCATGTCCTTACGACCGCGTGCTGTCCACAAGACTTGGCGCCAAGGCGGCGGAGCTGATCATGAACGGCGACTTTGGCTATATGGTTTCCGTGAAGAATAACAAGATCGACAAGACACCGCTGCAGGAAGTGGCGGGACGGCTGAAAATGGTTGAGCCGGATTCGGATATTGTAAAAGAAGCCAAGACCATCGGCATCAGCTTTGGTGACTAGGGTTTTGGCGGGAAGAAAGGAAGAAGCACATGTCTTATACAGCACTGTACCGGAAGTTCCGCCCGACGGAATTTGAGGATGTGAAGGGGCAGGATCATATCGTGACGACCCTGAAACACCAGATCGCGGCGGATCGTATCGGACATGCTTACCTGTTCTGCGGGACGAGAGGCACGGGAAAGACCACGGTGGCGAAGATTTTTGCCAAAGCGGTGAACTGTGAGCACCCGGTGGAAGGCAGCCCTTGCGGGGAATGCCGGATGTGCCGGGCCATCGCCTCCGGGGCGTCCATGAACGTCATCGAGATCGATGCGGCCTCCAACAACGGCGTGGACAACATCCGTGAGATCCGGGAAGAGGTGGCATATTCTCCGGCAGAGGGCAAATATAAGGTTTATATCATCGACGAGGTTCATATGCTTTCCATAGGCGCGTTCAACGCCCTGCTGAAAACGCTGGAGGAGCCGCCGGCATACGTGATTTTCATTCTGGCGACCACCGAGGCCCACAAGATCCCGGTGACGATCCTGTCCCGGTGCCAGCGATATGATTTTCGGCGCATCGGCATCGACACCATCACCGACCGTCTTATGGAGCTTTTGGAAAAAGAGCAGGTAGAAGCCGAGGAAAAGGCGGTCCGCTATGTGGCCAAGGCGGCGGATGGTTCCATGCGTGATGCGTTAAGCCTGCTGGATCAGTGTATCGCTTTTTATCTGGGGGAAAAGCTGACCTACGACCATGTACTGGAAGTGCTTGGGGCGGTGGACACCGAGGTGTTCAGCAATTTCTTTGGAAAACTGCTGCGGGGCGATATCCCGGGCTGCATCCGGGCGCTGGACGATCTGGTCATCCAGGGCCGGGAGCTGGGGCAGTTTGTCACGGATTTTACCTGGTATCTGCGCAACCTTTTGCTGGTGCGGAGCGCCGATCAGATGGAGGATGTGCTGGACATGTCCACAGAAAATCTGCGGCAGCTGAAAGAGGACGCCGCCCAGGTGGAGCCGGAGACGCTCATGCGGTGGATCCGGATTTTCTCTGAGCTGGCAGGACAGATGAAGTTTGCCTCCCAGAAGCGGATCATGGCGGAGATTGCCGTTATCCGGCTGTGCAGACCGGCCATGGAGCGCAACATGGATACGGTATTTGACCGGATCGCAGAGGTGGAGCGGAAGCTGGAGGAGGGCGTTGTCGTGCAGGCAGCGGCGCCTGCGGCCAGTGCGGGAAGCCGGGCGGAAGTAAAACCCCAGGCGAAACCGGTGCTGGACCGGGCCATCCCCGATGATATCAAACAGGTGGTGGCAGACTGGAAGGGCATCATCCGCGATCTGTCAGGCATGACAAAGAATTACCTGCGGCACGCAAGGCTGAGCCTGGGCGGGGAAAACCGGCTGCAGATCGTGTTTGAGGATGAGACAGCTTACGACTTTGTGAACCGGGATGTCCAGAAACAGGAGCTGATCGAGGCCATCGAGAGCCGGATCGGCAAACAGGTGGAGCTGGACATCAAGCTGGTGGATCAGGGCAGAAGTTTTGAGGATAGTTTTGTAGATATTGAGAAAATCGTCAATATGGACATTACAATAGAAGATTAAGCAAATAACAGGAGGAAAAGAATATGGCAAAAAGAGGTGGATTTCCGGGCGGCGGTATGCCGGGAAACATGAATAATCTGATGAAACAGGCACAGCGCATGCAGCGTCAGATGGAGGAGCAGCAGAAAGAGCTGGAAGAGAAGGAGTTTACCGCATCTGCAGGCGGCGGAGCCGTTGAGGTGACCCTGAACGGTAAATATGAGGTGACTAAGATTTCTCTGGATGAAGAGGTCGTTGATCCCGAGGACATCGAGATGCTGGAGGATCTGGTCATGGCAGCTGTGAACTCTGCTCTTCGTCAGGTGGAGGAGGCTTCCAAGGCCAACATGTCCAAGCTGACCGGCGGTATGGGCGGAGGATTCCCGTTCTGATGGATTACTACAGCAGTCAGATCAGCAAGTTAATAGAGCAGCTGTCGAGACTTCCGGGCATCGGCCCCAAATCCGCCCAGCGGCTGGCGTTTCACCTCATTCATCTGCCTCTGGAGCAGGTGGAAGAGCTGTCGTCCTCGATCCTAGAGGCGAAGAAGAACGTCCGCTACTGTAAGGAGTGCTGCACGTTGACGGACGCGGAGGTGTGTCCGATCTGCGCCAACCCCAAGCGGGATCACAGCGTCATCATGGTGGTGGAGAACACGAGAGACCTGGCGGCCTATGAGAAAACGGGCAAATATGAGGGCGTCTATCATGTGCTCCACGGCGCGATCTCTCCGCTTCTTGGTGTCGGCCCGGCGGACATCCGTCTGAAAGAGCTGATGCAGCGTCTCCAGGGGGATGTGAAGGAGGTCATCATCGCCACCAACTCCAGTCTGGAGGGGGAGACGACGGCCATGTACATCAGCAAGCTGGTGAAGCCGACAGGCATCAAGGTGACGCGGATCGCCAGCGGCGTGCCGGTGGGCGGCGATCTGGAATATATCGATGAAGTCACATTGCTCCGTGCGCTGGAAGGGCGGACCGAGCTGTAACCATAAGCAAAAACTTGAAAAATGAAAAAGGTGGTAGAGAAAATGAATGAACTGGAACTTCAGAAAACTGCCGTAGAGGTTCGAAAAGGAATCATTGAGGCGGTTCACAGTGCAAAATCAGGGCATCCGGGCGGCTCCCTGTCCGCAGCGGATATTTTCACCTATCTGTATTTTGAGGAAATGAATATTGACCCGAAGGCTCCGAAAAAAGAGGGCAGAGACCGTTTTGTCCTGTCCAAGGGGCACACGGCGCCGGGCTACTATTCTGCGCTGGCACACAGAGGCTTTTTCCCGGTGGAGGATCTGAAAACCCTTCGGAAAGTAGGCTCTTATCTCCAGGGCCATCCGGACAGAAAGCACATTCCGGGCGTGGATATGTCCAGCGGTTCTCTGGGCCAGGGCGTGTCTGCCGCAGTGGGTATGGCGCTGTCTGCCAAAATGTCCGGCGAGGATTACCGCACTTATACCCTGCTGGGCGACGGTGAGATCCAGGAGGGCCAGGTATGGGAGGCTGCCATGTTCGCAGGCGCCAGAAAACTGGACAACCTGGTGCTGATCGTGGACAACAACGGCCTGCAGATCGACGGCAACATTGCTGACGTCTGCTCCCCGTATCCCATTGACAAGAAGTTCGAGGCATTCAATTTCCATGTGATCAACATCGATGGAAATGATTTCAAACAGATCGCAGCTGCTTTTGCAGAGGCAAGACAGACCAAGGGCATGCCCACGGCCATCATTGCCAAGACCGTCAAGGGCAAGGGCGTTTCCTTCATGGAAAATCAGGTATCCTGGCACGGAACCGCGCCCAACGACGAGCAGTATGAGATCGCAATGGAAGAACTGAGAAAGGCTGGTGAAGCGTTATGTCAGAAGTAAAGAAAATCGCAACAAGAGAGAGCTACGGCAACGCGCTGGCACAGTACGGCGCAGAGTATCCGAATCTGGTCGTTCTGGACGCGGACCTGGCCGCTGCCACCAAGACCGGTATTTTCAAGAAAGCATTTCCGGAGAGACATATCGACTGCGGCATCGCTGAGTGCAACATGGTGGGCATTGCAGCAGGCCTTGCCACCACAGGCAAGATCCCGTTTGTCAGCTCCTTTGCCATGTTTGCGGCAGGCCGTGCCTTTGAGCAGATCCGCAACTCCGTGGGTTATCCCCACCTGAATGTGAAGATCGGCGCTACCCATGCGGGCATTTCCGTGGGCGAGGATGGCGCTACCCATCAGTGCAACGAGGATATCGCCCTCATGCGCACCATCCCGGGCATGGTTGTCATCAACCCTTCCGATGATGTGGAGGCAAAGGCCGCTGTGAAGGCTGCCATCGATCATGACGGCCCGGTATATCTGCGGTTTGGCCGTCTGGCTGTGCCGGTGATCAACGACAACCCGGATTACAAATTTGAGCTGGGCAAGGGCGTGGTGCTGCGGGAAGGCAAGGATATTACGCTGATCGCCACCGGCTTGTGTGTATCCGAGACGCTGGAGGCTGCCAAGCTGCTGGAGGCAGACGACATCGACGCCAGGGTCATCAACATCCACACCATCAAACCGCTGGATGAAGATCTGGTGGTTGCTGCGGCAAAAGAGACCGGCAAAGTGGTGACCATCGAGGAACATTCCGTCATCGGCGGTCTGGGAAGTGCTGTGTGTGATGCCCTGTGTGCAAACTATCCGACACCGGTGTACAAGATCGGTATCAATGACACCTTCGGAGAATCCGGCCCGGCAGTAGAGCTGATCAAAAAATATGGACTGGATGCAAAGAGTATCTATGAGAAAGTAAAAGCATTTGCTGGGAAAAAACGATGACAGCAGTAATTGAGCGGGTATATGCGTGGCTGTGGGGAGATCTCTTCTCCATACCGCTTCCCGGCGGGGGCCAGATCGGCCTGTCACTTCTGGTCATTTTTCTCGTTCCTGCGGGAATTTATTTTTCCATCAGAACCCGCTTTCTGCCGGTTCGTCTGTTCCCGGATATGATCCGGGCGCTGGGAGAGAAGGAAAAAGAAAAAGGTGGTCTGTCATCCTGGCAGACACTGATCGTGTCTACAGCCACAAGAGTAGGCATGGGCAATCTGGTGGGCGTGGTAGCGGCCATATCCGCAGGCGGTGCAGGTGCAGTATTCTGGATGTGGCTGATGGCAGTGCTGGGGGCATCCACCGCATTCGTGGAGGCAACGCTGGCCCAGCTGCATCGGGAGGAGGACAGCCTGTACGGCGGTTTTCATGGCGGCCCGGCCTATTATATCCATCATGCCAGTGAAAAAAAGAGCGGCAGGAAGAAACGGTACTCCCTTCTGGCGGTGCTGTTTGCCCTGTCCGGCCTGATCTGCTGGTGCGGCATCAGCCAGGTGGTTGCCAATTCCGTGACATCGGCTTTCCAAAATGCGTTCCACATTCCGGTGCTGTACACCACCATCGTGCTGGTGGCGCTGGCGGCAGTGATCGTTCTGCGAAAAAATACAACCGTGAAGGTGCTGGATATTATGGTGCCGATCATGGCGGGCTGTTATTTTATACTGACGGTGGTCATGATCGTGAAAAATATCGGCATGGTGCCCGGCGTGTTTGCCCGGATTTTTGAGGAGGCCTTCGGCATCCGGCAGGTGGTGTCCGGCGGTTTTGGCGCTGTGGTGATGAACGGCGTGAAGCGGGGACTGTTCTCCAATGAGGCGGGCTCCGGTTCCGCACCCTGTGCGGCAGCAGCGGCGGAGAGTGACGATCCGGTGAAGATCGGTCTGGTACAGGCGCTGGGCGTGTTCATCGACACCATTGTGATCTGCAGCTGTACGGCATTTCTCATTCTGCTGGTGCCCCAGGAACAGATCGCAGGGCTTGCGGGCATGGATCTGCTGCAGACAGCCATGAGTTATCATCTGGGAGAGTTTGGTGTGATTTTTACGGCACTGACACTGGGGCTGTTCAGCTTCTCCACGTTTCTCGGCATTTTGTTCTATGCCAGATCCAACGTGTCCTATCTTTGCGGAGAGAAGTGGTGCTTCCAGACACTGTATAAGGTGGTGGCGCTGGTCATGCTGTTCATCGGCGGCCTGGCAGCCTACACGGTGGTGTGGGATCTGGGCGACGTGGGTGTCGGCCTGATGACGATATTCAACCTGATCGCTCTGTATCCCATGGCGGGAGAGGCGCTGGAAGCACTGCGCAGGTACGAGCAGGAGCGCAAAGAAGCGCGTTCCAGATCCCGTCAGAAATAATATCCGCCAGCAGGCATACCTTCCTGCGCGGCGTGTGTTTCAGAAAAAAGTAACCGAGAGCGCCGGAGCGGCTGACCGTTCCGGTGATATGCAGATCTCCCGCAGCGGGCAGCTGTTTGGACAGACCGGCACCTGGGAGAAGCGGCCCCAAACCAACCGTAATGCAGCCGGGGCGGTGTCCGACAGCGATGGCGGCATCCACGGCCAGAATGGGGGCACCGGGGAAATCCCGGGAGATCGCGCGTAAAATAACAGGAAGATTCAGGGCATGGACCGCCTGTTCCTCTGTACCGAAAATGTGTACAGGGAGCAGGCGGTCTGTTTTTTTCAGTTTTTCTTCCAGCAGTGTGCCCACCAGCGGCCCTAGCCGATCCCCCTGCACCTGGGTGGTGCCAATGCACAGGATGATCAGAGGCCGGGTGTGATCGACGGCAGGCAGAAGCTCTGCCAGAAAACGGGTCAGCGCCGCGGTGTACGAGCGGCGGCCCGGGATATAAAAAATCGGGTTTGTATTCATAAAATTCCTCCGAATATTTCAAAACATTGTTTTACACATATTATCGCTTGCAAAGTGCGTTTTATTTCTCTGGTATGAGTCAAAATCTATGTCCATGCGAGAAATTGATGTTGCTGAGTATTTGTGTCATTTACTTTTCAATAACGGAACTTTCTTTATAGTATGTCCAATGCAGGATGAGTTTGTTCCATATATCTCTAAAAGTTTTGAGAAAATGCAATGGAATTATGTAAGAGATATTTAGGTGGCAAAGACAGACGCAAGACGGATGCACGATGTGCACAGGGCATGTGATATACAAAGGTAAAGCAAAAATTCCGTCGAAATAATCTTCAAAACAGGGACACAAACCGGCAAAATATGCGGGAAACTTATGCTACGTTTAGAAAAAACAAAGCAGAGGTGGAGACGATGATCGAGGTTGTTTATCAGGGAGACGCGCAGGAGGAACAGGAAGGCATCGCATTGCCGAAGAATGTCCGGCAGGTGGGGGAGATCCAGCGGGACAGACGGATTTACATAGAAGATTACGTGGTGACATACATTCGGCAGAAAATAGAGGAAAACAAGAATCTGGGCTGTGTGCTCATCCTGACGGGAAGAAAAGAGTACGTGCAGGACACGCTGTATCTGTTTGCGGACGGCGCGTTTCTGGTGGAGTATGAGCAGGTGGGAAAGGATTACGTGTTTTCCGACCGGGTGTGGGAGAACGTCTATGAGCAGGTGAAGGAATATTTTTCCGGCGGGGAGATCGTGGGATGGCTGCTGTACGACGACGATCTGACGGAGGAACGGCTGCTGAAAGCACAGAAGAAAAACTTTCCGTCGGAGGACATGCTGCTCATCAAACGGGAGGCCTACGAGGAGGACTGTACCTGCTATCTTTATCGGGGCGGCAGTCTGGACGAGCTGCCCGGGTACTTTGTTTATTATGAGAAAAACGAGGCCATGCAGGAATTCCTTGTGAAAAATTATCAGAACGCCGCCCGGGCGGCGGAGGAAGAGCAGGCCATCCGAAAGAAAGAAGAACCGGTGGTGAACTTCCGAAAACGCATGCAGAAAAACCGGGAACCAAGGAAGCAGGCCGGCGGCACCCATGGCATTCTGTATGTGGCGGGTTCCTTTTTGCTGCTGCTGGTCATCCTCACCGGAATCACTATGGTGAATAATTATGATAAAATGCAGCAGCTTGAGACGGCAGCAGATCTGGCGGGCACGCCGCAGGCCGGCGGCGATGCGCAGCAGACGTCCGCGGCGGTCGCCAATGGCAGAGACGGCACCGAAAAAGATGGGCAGAGCGGAACAGAAGGGACTGCCGGGGCGACAGGGGTACAGGCTGGTAACGCCAACACTGCGGATCAGGAAAGCGCAGCCGGGAATGGAACCGGGCAGAGCGGAAGCGCAGGGCAGGCAGACGGGACAGGCAGTCAGGCCCGGGTGGAGGAAGCCCCTGCCGGGGTAACCCCGCTGACGGATACCGTTTCCACAGGTTCTTCTGTAGAAAATGGGAGTGGCCAGAATAGCCAGGGACAAGCGGCAGACGGGGCTGCGTCGTCAGGTGCAGAATCAGAATCCTCTCAAAATTCCGGTGAAATCGGTATGGAAAACGAAAACCGGGAAGCAGGACAGGACGACGGGTCTGCAAGGGCGCAGTCCGACAGCGAAACGTCTGATCAGGATGCCGATGCCACCGGCGGTCAGACGCAGGATGAAACGGCGCCTGCCTCCACCAACGTGCCTGTCCAGTACACCGTCCAGCCCGGGGATACTCTGCTGGCCATCAGCAAACGGGTCTACGGCACTGACCAGATGGTAGGCAAGATCTGTGCCGCCAATGGCATCAATGACGGAGACAAAATACTGGCCGGGCAAAAAATACTGCTTCCCTAGATTAGAAAACATGATATAATGTGTGCAAAAGAAAAGGAAGCGACGTCGAAGACGGCATTTACTTTTCTTGCACCATTATCGAACGAACAGCCTGCGTAGCAGGCAATAAAAAGCGCGATAGCGCGGGTTCGTGAGATGCAAGGGAGAGGATTTGAGACTCGTAGCATTATCGAATGAACAGCCTGCGATAGCAGGCAGCAGAGCGCGATAACGCGGGGAACCGGAGCTTGAAATTCCGATAGAAAGATAAAAGGAGCCTCTTACATGGCAGAAGATAATATCAGGCCCTTCCGGACACGGGACGCCAAAAACGTCCCCACAGAGGAAGAGCGTGCTTTACATAAAAAGATCCGCCGGCATCGGC
Above is a window of Oscillospiraceae bacterium NTUH-002-81 DNA encoding:
- a CDS encoding transketolase, with the protein product MNELELQKTAVEVRKGIIEAVHSAKSGHPGGSLSAADIFTYLYFEEMNIDPKAPKKEGRDRFVLSKGHTAPGYYSALAHRGFFPVEDLKTLRKVGSYLQGHPDRKHIPGVDMSSGSLGQGVSAAVGMALSAKMSGEDYRTYTLLGDGEIQEGQVWEAAMFAGARKLDNLVLIVDNNGLQIDGNIADVCSPYPIDKKFEAFNFHVINIDGNDFKQIAAAFAEARQTKGMPTAIIAKTVKGKGVSFMENQVSWHGTAPNDEQYEIAMEELRKAGEALCQK
- a CDS encoding ATP-dependent 6-phosphofructokinase, with amino-acid sequence MLTSGGDCQALNATMRGVVKGLFTYTDDVEIYGFLDGYKGLIYSNFRMLTAQDFSGILTKGGTILGSSRQPFKLIRVPDENGLDKVEAMKHTYHKLNLDCLVILGGNGTQKTANLLREEGLNIVGLPKTIDNDIWGTDMTFGFQSAVDIATSAIDCIHTTAASHGRVFIVEVMGHKVGWLTLHAGIAGGADIILIPEIPYNIDKVIEAIERRNQAGKRFTILAVAEGAISQEDAALSKKEYKKKLEAAKYPSISYELAQQIQERSGVEVRITVPGHTQRGGSPCPYDRVLSTRLGAKAAELIMNGDFGYMVSVKNNKIDKTPLQEVAGRLKMVEPDSDIVKEAKTIGISFGD
- a CDS encoding response regulator, producing MPSLLRPFWIPPSGRKKRYAVRLHCPDGSEIDLAATARQDASGIVVAYYHTPLEYIDAFNLSIASLLSGYSTENDGTIVVSSGDTIVASNNPTLIGHSASDIPILRKIRTMPEENKLAHTRQTPSSLSQYFGLMERSRDFYVYSFLPEHSVFSNTPQIFLYSLIGYIILFAGISALRWKMAQRYREEQIQAQQEYAAQLKDTNEQLSIAVAQADRANAAKTSFLSRMSHDIRTPLNGIIGLLEIDAAHPEDTHLVNTNREKMRVAASHLLSLINDILQMSKLESGEITLAREALDLNRLSVEVLTIIEQRAAESGITMTYDPHSDPVTFPWVYGSPLHLRQIFLNIYTNCIKYNKIGGSISTLFTCVNTADTQVTYRWTITDTGIGMSEAFLKHIFDPFAQERADARSIHHGTGLGMTIVKGLIEQMHGTIEVRSQEQVGSTFIITIPFEIAEQATPAEPTTPSTVSTGIQGLSLLLAEDNALNAEIAQILLTDAGASVTTVSNGEQAVEQFRTNPPGTFDAILMDVMMPVMDGLTATGQIRALGRFDARTIPIIAMTANAFAEDARKCLEAGMNAHLAKPLEIDKVIAVISRCTRNTRT
- the dnaX gene encoding DNA polymerase III subunit gamma/tau, which translates into the protein MSYTALYRKFRPTEFEDVKGQDHIVTTLKHQIAADRIGHAYLFCGTRGTGKTTVAKIFAKAVNCEHPVEGSPCGECRMCRAIASGASMNVIEIDAASNNGVDNIREIREEVAYSPAEGKYKVYIIDEVHMLSIGAFNALLKTLEEPPAYVIFILATTEAHKIPVTILSRCQRYDFRRIGIDTITDRLMELLEKEQVEAEEKAVRYVAKAADGSMRDALSLLDQCIAFYLGEKLTYDHVLEVLGAVDTEVFSNFFGKLLRGDIPGCIRALDDLVIQGRELGQFVTDFTWYLRNLLLVRSADQMEDVLDMSTENLRQLKEDAAQVEPETLMRWIRIFSELAGQMKFASQKRIMAEIAVIRLCRPAMERNMDTVFDRIAEVERKLEEGVVVQAAAPAASAGSRAEVKPQAKPVLDRAIPDDIKQVVADWKGIIRDLSGMTKNYLRHARLSLGGENRLQIVFEDETAYDFVNRDVQKQELIEAIESRIGKQVELDIKLVDQGRSFEDSFVDIEKIVNMDITIED
- a CDS encoding transketolase family protein, whose product is MSEVKKIATRESYGNALAQYGAEYPNLVVLDADLAAATKTGIFKKAFPERHIDCGIAECNMVGIAAGLATTGKIPFVSSFAMFAAGRAFEQIRNSVGYPHLNVKIGATHAGISVGEDGATHQCNEDIALMRTIPGMVVINPSDDVEAKAAVKAAIDHDGPVYLRFGRLAVPVINDNPDYKFELGKGVVLREGKDITLIATGLCVSETLEAAKLLEADDIDARVINIHTIKPLDEDLVVAAAKETGKVVTIEEHSVIGGLGSAVCDALCANYPTPVYKIGINDTFGESGPAVELIKKYGLDAKSIYEKVKAFAGKKR
- a CDS encoding YbaB/EbfC family nucleoid-associated protein, whose product is MAKRGGFPGGGMPGNMNNLMKQAQRMQRQMEEQQKELEEKEFTASAGGGAVEVTLNGKYEVTKISLDEEVVDPEDIEMLEDLVMAAVNSALRQVEEASKANMSKLTGGMGGGFPF
- the recR gene encoding recombination mediator RecR; its protein translation is MDYYSSQISKLIEQLSRLPGIGPKSAQRLAFHLIHLPLEQVEELSSSILEAKKNVRYCKECCTLTDAEVCPICANPKRDHSVIMVVENTRDLAAYEKTGKYEGVYHVLHGAISPLLGVGPADIRLKELMQRLQGDVKEVIIATNSSLEGETTAMYISKLVKPTGIKVTRIASGVPVGGDLEYIDEVTLLRALEGRTEL
- a CDS encoding transporter substrate-binding domain-containing protein, whose amino-acid sequence is MEAGTIDCIWGSFSIDGREEQYRWTEPYMYSRQVVAVREDSPICSLADLEGARIAVQSTTKPEEIFLSHTDQRIPALEEVFSLQNRELIYPYLSKGYVDAIAAHEIALLQCMADYDLRYRILDEPLLTVGLGVAFARSDERGLEKTLSQTFEAMRADGTMAQIIGKYLDHPQKFMEVDAHAD